A single genomic interval of Alicyclobacillus macrosporangiidus CPP55 harbors:
- a CDS encoding helix-turn-helix domain-containing protein translates to MRDDPAKRLRVIMAERDVTVQELAWRAGVSERTITDLRRNGWRKPQAETMYRIAEALRVHVNDIWPTA, encoded by the coding sequence ATGCGAGATGACCCAGCCAAGCGGCTGCGCGTGATCATGGCCGAGCGGGACGTGACGGTCCAGGAGCTGGCCTGGCGTGCAGGTGTGTCAGAGCGGACCATCACCGACCTGCGCCGGAACGGTTGGCGAAAGCCGCAGGCGGAGACCATGTACAGGATTGCAGAGGCCTTGCGTGTCCACGTAAACGATATATGGCCAACAGCGTGA
- a CDS encoding helix-turn-helix domain-containing protein produces the protein MADRIQKGWTTGFFSAPDAIYDADVTGYAKAVYVYLCRRADGDGQCFPGYGTMAKEVGFSKSTVRRAVDELIAAGLLVKEVRGRKESGEYFSNLYTIVHPADADPRKVCSDRPYPPEGMLSESIPMSQENTPMLPQNIPMLSQSTEGTHTNDTPIRKPMKEIDTPRVCEEASIEELVQEYTERIGENVNPKTIANLVKRYGAEKVREKIDVIAGLTSLRSPIAALKAALREDWIPDTFPMTPPTPPSARVRDERYAAFYELFPEC, from the coding sequence GACGGGATTTTTCAGCGCTCCGGACGCAATCTACGACGCAGATGTCACCGGATACGCCAAAGCCGTGTACGTGTACCTGTGTCGACGTGCGGACGGTGACGGACAGTGTTTCCCTGGGTACGGAACGATGGCAAAGGAAGTGGGCTTCAGTAAATCCACCGTTCGTCGAGCTGTTGACGAGCTGATCGCTGCTGGCTTGCTCGTTAAGGAGGTCCGTGGTCGCAAGGAGAGCGGTGAGTACTTCTCAAACCTCTACACGATCGTTCACCCGGCGGATGCCGATCCACGCAAGGTATGCTCTGACAGACCATACCCGCCAGAAGGTATGCTCTCTGAGAGCATACCTATGTCCCAGGAGAACACACCTATGCTCCCACAGAACATACCTATGCTCTCACAGAGCACAGAAGGAACACACACTAATGACACCCCAATAAGGAAACCCATGAAGGAAATAGACACACCCCGTGTGTGTGAGGAGGCCTCCATCGAAGAGCTGGTGCAGGAGTACACAGAGCGAATCGGCGAGAACGTGAACCCGAAGACCATCGCCAACCTGGTTAAGCGGTACGGAGCCGAGAAGGTGCGCGAGAAGATCGACGTGATTGCAGGCCTAACGAGTCTCCGGAGTCCGATTGCAGCCCTCAAGGCGGCCCTGCGGGAGGACTGGATACCTGACACATTCCCAATGACGCCACCGACGCCGCCGAGCGCGCGGGTCCGAGATGAACGCTACGCGGCGTTCTACGAGCTCTTTCCGGAGTGCTGA